In Elusimicrobiota bacterium, the genomic window CCAATTTCTCCTCTTTCAACTGCTGGCTGTTGATGAATAATTGCATAGTCACCGTTGAATATACCAGCATTGATCATACTGTCGCCTTTCACTCTCAAAGCAAATAATTTTGTTGGATTTCCAAAAAGTGACTTATCTATCGAGATTTTATATTCAATATTTTCTTGAGCAAGAATTGGCGTTCCCGCAGCAATAGTCCCTAAGACTGGAATAGAAGAAGACTCTGGACTCTCCTGTTGAACTTCTTCATTATTGATAATCTCAATGCCTCTTGATATATTTTGATGCCTTAGAATATGACCTTTTCTTGCAAGTGCATTTAGATGATCCGTAACCCCTGTCGGTGATTTTATTCCAAAATTTTTCATGATCTCATCAATTGACGGAGGAAAACCTTTGGAATCAATATGATTCTTTATAAAGTCCAGTATTTCATTTTGCCGATCTGTAAGCTCTTGTTTTTCCATGGCAAAAACATTATACTGTATATATATACAGGTGTCAAGTTCTTGAACAACTTTTTAAAAACTTTGCGCGCGGGAATAAAAAAATAAATCGTTTTGAGCGGGCGAGGGAGCCCACCTGAGGACGCCAAAGGCGGACGAAGGGAAAGCCGAATCAAAGCAGTGTTGTGTCATGGTC contains:
- the lexA gene encoding transcriptional repressor LexA — its product is MEKQELTDRQNEILDFIKNHIDSKGFPPSIDEIMKNFGIKSPTGVTDHLNALARKGHILRHQNISRGIEIINNEEVQQESPESSSIPVLGTIAAGTPILAQENIEYKISIDKSLFGNPTKLFALRVKGDSMINAGIFNGDYAIIHQQPAVERGEIGAVILNDEATLKRVFVERNAVKLAAENDKIRPIIIKKAETNVLIAGKLKGVIRKL